The genomic segment accttcaacacaagttcaatacaaactatcaaagaagtgtgttatatttaaaaaaacaagATGTAGTAGAAAtaaagccaagtcctccgaattcacggagcaTCCTTAAGGagttaattcccctcaagtacccaaggttgcGAAATTTTttctcccagaataaaatggcttcacaatcaggatgtagcggtacctcaaactttctgatTTTCTTCGAACTTGTtaaatgggagatgatcacacagagtttttagaagcaagagaaatgTCATTGCTATGCAGATATTTTCGTTCTCAACCTGTGGAAAAAATGCATGTTTTTATAGCCATAAAATGCCCCTTCggaaaggaagcaatggttcatcgGAAAGGTACATCATTTCAGAATAGTCATGTCTGTCTATTCAAAACAGTATGTCTTTTCTGAGCAGTCACAACCATCCAAAGAGTTGTGTCTCTTTCGAGCAACTTTCAGCGTTTTTGCATgcttgttaatggaggaaaaaatattgtgtttttctGTTGGATTTTCGGACTAGTTTTCTCAAGTTTCAATTAAACTTTGTCTAAAATTTTAATCTcatcaattatttttcaaatctaaATCCGAGCAAGCAATGACAATGACAAcacgaggcacctcttggttcttgcctcactatgcATAGGAAGttgtgtttcttaataagaacacatgaaagttttattctcccaccaatgtgggggaattagtagactttccttATTGTGATCACACTTTCTTTTTAGGTGTGTTTTCTCTATCCCTCCACTAATTTCCTTCATTTTCTACTCATACTTTCAACTTGAACCCAACAAATTCTTTTAAGTTTCTGAAACTaaagtttatatttttaaaaccttacataaaaagtaatataaattatagtagttaaaaatttaaaatatagttaATAAGGAAAGCATgatcaaagaagaaagaagaatttgtTTGACTCCTAATAATAACATTGTCACGCACATCAACTAGgacataaaaaatattacatgTAATGACAATATAAAAGTCAAGCAACTCCAATAAATATCAAATGGAAGCTGCAAACTACATACATACACCTTAATTGTTCTAACAAACTATACAAGACCAATATCACCAATGTTGCAACTATTACTTGGGTGTTTGTGCTCAAGTTGTACAAAATAAAAGTCTCATATACGGTTCTTGGAGGGAAAATTCTGCCTATCTCAATAAAGTATATGATTGGTTCGAATACGCCATGTCAATTTCTATAGAAATTGACATCAAATGCATTCAAGGATACTAAGCACATTGAAGGTCCCAAACAGATAAATTAATGTTAACGTCCTTCAACATTTGAAATAGTAACGAAATTTCTGGACCAAGGTGAAAGATTTGGATCATCAAAGCTTCTGTCTTTGCAGCTATATGCCGGTCGCTTAGGCGAAGGAAGAACTGTGTCACTGCAGAGCATAGAAACAATAGTAGCTGTATTTGGCCTGTAATTTGCATGTTCTTGCACACATAGCAAGCCCACAAGGATGCATCTAACAACTTGTGTTGGTGTTTCAAGTGAACCAACCACCTTCGGATCCGGGAACTCCAGTATCTTGCCTTCATTCCACAGTTGCCATGCCTAAATCCATTGATATTACTTTTTGTCATAAGAAAATAGTTGTATAGGatagaagaagaatattcaagtacAGTCAGACCTCTCTATAACAGTCACTCTATAGCATTTCACAATAAAGGCCAAGTTTTCTCCGGAACTAGTTTTTcatgttatgttatattatatgttCTCCATGCAACATTTCTGTATAACAGCCAAAAATATTCAGACAAATGATGTCgttatagagaggtttgactGCATATAAGAAAATGCGAAATCTTTTCAGTTTTTCGTTGTTTACATGGTCCAGGAGGTTGAAAGAGTCTTCTGAGTGACAATAGCTGCTGTTTCTTTTACTACTGATAATCTCTAACAATATGACACCAAAGCTGAAGACATCAGACTTCTCGGAAAAAATTCCTTGTATTGCATATTCAGGGGACATGTAACCACTGCATTGatacacaaatatacaatttAGTTATGATGAATTTCATTGCTATTAGTAACAATGAATATTACTTACTAGGTACCGGCAATCTTGTTGGTATTTGCTATAGTTTGATTCCCTCCGAAAATCCTAGCCATTCCAAAATCAGAGATTTTTGGATTCATATCTTCGTCTAAAAGAATATTGCTAGTCTTAAGATCTCTGTGAATGATTTTTAGTCTTGAATCACGATGCAGATAAAGAAGCCCTCTAGCTATCCCTTCAATGATGCTATACCGTTCATTCCAACTCAACGCTGCCTTATCATTAGATCTTGATCCTGCCAAGCACACAAATTCACTTGAGTAAACCATCATTCATCAACAAAACTGTTTTAAGTCTTCTTAATTAGCTCACCGAATATGAAAACATCTAAGCTTCTGTTGGACATGTATTCATAGATCAGCAACTTTTCTTCCCCGTGAATGCAAAATCCCATCAGTTTGACTAAGTTTCTGTGTTGAAGTCCGGAAATTAGTGTAATCTCATTCTTGAACTCTTCTATGCCTTGGCCTGAACTCCTCGAAAGTCTTTTAATAGCAACTTCTTGTCGATTTGATAATACCCCCTATATATGAATCACACATGACTTCAACTTTTAAGCAGCCTGGTGCACTGAAGCTCCCCCTGTGCATAGGGTCCGGGGAAGAGCCAGACCACAGGAgtctattgtatgcagccttaccctacatttctgcaagaggctgtttccacggcttgaacccgtGATCTCGTGGttacatggcagcaactttaccagttacgccAAGACCCACCTTCCACTTCAACTAATAAGCAAATGAGTATAAACAACGTGAAATTTGCTACTAATGTTTTTTCTGAAGTTTGACGAATAAAGCAGACACGTGATATATACCTTGTAAACAGGTCCAAATCCCCCCTCTCCAAGTTTATTTCGAGTACAAAAGTTCTTCGTAGCATTTTCTATGCACTTGAAGCTGAAAACAGGTAATTCCAAACTGCTACCCCGAGTAAGATTGTTATGAAGCAAATTTGCTTCTGAAGACTGAGTTGAAGCTATGCGAAAAGTGATTAAACTTCCAATGCCTGATAAAATCTAGTAAAAATTAAAGATGTCTCCAAAAGGTAGCAAAAGCCAAAAAGTTGTGCCTCTAGGCTCTAAGAACTGTGAAAACTGACAGGTTTTTAACCTTTTTTCCTGATCTTCAATACATATATAGCGCAAACAATAAGAATTAGGCCAACTGTTGCTGAAACGATAATTGCAATACGGGCTCCCATTTGACTACTCTTATCTGCATGACAAAAGACAACTCGataagaagaaaaactaaaaacattgatacggaacaaacaagggaacacgaaatcacaccccaaaacaatccataaatcacaacaaatcgtggacctctctcggattcactatctagaacaagaaagaagaggatacaaggtgttaaaCACCAAAAAAGCcagccaacaacaagtttagcaacaAAAGATGAAGCTCCACcatattacaatagcaacaagaacaaacaggttacattaacaacacaagaagccgaaactaaaacaagatacaagatagatagttagacaagtgttgatgtagtcttaacaacccaatagcatattccactcttggatcTTTAATacttcacacaacaaacacctaactcttacaattgacacaagagaggcgtccaccacccaagcaccaacgtatcaaacaaaatgcaacacacaagagaatccacccttatgctatgccctagtttcggttgtgggctctctctctctaagaggagtgttctttcttcaacatttataaaaactaccaactaaaaccctacaatgttcaatttatattacattacaaaataaaagacaaaagattaaaagaccctttaatgaaaaggACTTCAAAAACAGCCCATGGAGTGTGCTTGGGATGGTTTTGGGCCTCCTTCACACTTAAACTTGTGCTCTTTAGgtggtcttcaaaatactcaaaaagtgtccatgatcgtgatcgtactcgtatcaaaCATGAAGCCTAAAAGTGAATCCAACAAAACATGAGGTCTCAAGTTCATATTCCAACAGAAGCAACACAGACTAGGTGTTTGTTTCACATCTCAGGGAATAGTTCAGGCGCACAAAAGCTGAATCCAACAAATGATTAAAGATAGATAACAAACCAAATCCAAAATGAATTGAAGTTTAATCCAAGTAGTAATAGAACGGGATATGTTGcttggattcttcaaaaatattgtcaGTTGAGTGCCAGATCCTCCAACGATAGCGCATTTTCGGAGGATCAGAAACGGGAGCGACAAGATTTTTGGAGAGTAAGAGAAACATAGGATTGGTGTATCTACCAAGTTGGGAATGTGCGAGGCGAATGTATAGTTGCTCTCCACCGCGATAGAACTCTTGGAGGTCAATAAGTTCTTTTCCCCAAATCATGCAGCCTATTCCATCCACATACGCATACGCCAAGCAAGAACAGTTCTTCAAGCAAGAATTTTCGCATTCCATTTTATCCCAAGTAAGTAGGTAATGTGAGAAATCTGGTAGTTTCATCCCTGAAACTGGTAAAAACACATCCCCCCTCTTTCTCTCATCATCAG from the Capsicum annuum cultivar UCD-10X-F1 chromosome 9, UCD10Xv1.1, whole genome shotgun sequence genome contains:
- the LOC107841619 gene encoding G-type lectin S-receptor-like serine/threonine-protein kinase At1g11330, whose protein sequence is MASTIRKLIAVLVILSLCHLIMNPICLAIDIISMNQQVIDGETVVSAGGIFELGFFSPNGSIGRYVGIWYKGLPVEKVAWVANRERPLIGSNGVLMINASNGNLVLVDDKNVSVWSTRLVNLISNNTVAVLTDQGNLILRYQNKLNESVPLWESFNHPSDALLPRMKIGLNTRTGEQILATSWKDDKDPSLGSFRTAVMDPQELLQVLILNGSLKHFRSGQWNRRNFIGVPSMTKDYHNGFQLLTDNNGEELYFSYALHSYSAPTLIYFDSYGAIIQMDWDAKENKWLRVQVVPKGKCDLYNTCGPFGSCNNNDSPICNCLKGYEPKYIDEWNKGNWTSGCVRKAQFQCEEMTTSANSDDERKRGDVFLPVSGMKLPDFSHYLLTWDKMECENSCLKNCSCLAYAYVDGIGCMIWGKELIDLQEFYRGGEQLYIRLAHSQLDKSSQMGARIAIIVSATVGLILIVCAIYVLKIRKKGIGSLITFRIASTQSSEANLLHNNLTRGSSLELPVFSFKCIENATKNFCTRNKLGEGGFGPVYKGVLSNRQEVAIKRLSRSSGQGIEEFKNEITLISGLQHRNLVKLMGFCIHGEEKLLIYEYMSNRSLDVFIFGSRSNDKAALSWNERYSIIEGIARGLLYLHRDSRLKIIHRDLKTSNILLDEDMNPKISDFGMARIFGGNQTIANTNKIAGTYGYMSPEYAIQGIFSEKSDVFSFGVILLEIISSKRNSSYCHSEDSFNLLDHAWQLWNEGKILEFPDPKVVGSLETPTQVVRCILVGLLCVQEHANYRPNTATIVSMLCSDTVLPSPKRPAYSCKDRSFDDPNLSPWSRNFVTISNVEGR